In Zingiber officinale cultivar Zhangliang chromosome 6A, Zo_v1.1, whole genome shotgun sequence, a single genomic region encodes these proteins:
- the LOC121997871 gene encoding serine/threonine-protein phosphatase PP1-like, which translates to MSMDLVLLDDIIRRLLEAKGGRTVKNAQLTDAEIRQLCVASKEIFVGQPNLLELEAPIKICGDVHGQYIDLLRLFEYGGYPPEANYLFLGDYVDRGKQSIETICLLLAYKIKYPENFFLLRGNHESASINRIYGFYDECKRRYNVRLWKVFTDCFNCLPVAALIDGKILCMHGGLSPELESLDQIRNIARPVDVPDQGLLCDLLWSDPDRGIDGWGENDRGVSYTFGHDKVTEFLQKHDLDLICRAHQVVEDGFEFFAKRQLVTIFSAPNYCGEFDNAGAMMSVDDTLTCSFQILKPADKKKGFGNNLLKPGTPPRKLAG; encoded by the exons ATGTCGATGGATCTGGTTTTGTTGGACGATATCATACGGCGACTTCTGGAGGCCAAGGGCGGGAGGACTGTTAAGAATGCGCAGCTGACTGATGCGGAGATCCGGCAACTGTGCGTCGCCTCCAAGGAGATCTTTGTCGGTCAGCCCAATCTTTTGGAGCTCGAGGCCCCCATCAAGATCTGTG GAGATGTTCACGGCCAATATATTGATCTTCTTAGGCTTTTTGAATACGGTGGGTACCCACCGGAAGCAAATTATCTGTTCCTTGGGGACTATGTTGATCGTGGTAAGCAGAGCATCGAAACCATATGCCTGCTCCTTGCATACAAGATCAAATATCCAGAAAACTTCTTTCTTCTACGGGGGAATCATGAATCTGCATCCATTAACCGTATATATGGCTTTTATGATGAGTGCAAGAGAAGATATAATGTTCGTTTGTGGAAAGTTTTTACAGATTGTTTTAACTGCCTTCCAGTTGCTGCGCTTATTGATGGTAAGATACTTTGCATGCATGGGGGTCTATCTCCTGAGCTAGAGAGTTTAGATCAGATTAGAAATATTGCTCGTCCAGTGGATGTACCAGACCAAGGTCTCCTTTGTGATTTGCTATGGTCAGACCCTGACAGAGGTATAGATGGTTGGGGTGAAAATGATAGAGGTGTTTCTTATACTTTTGGACATGACAAGGTCACTGAGTTTCTTCAAAAGCATGATTTGGACCTTATCTGCCGAGCCCACCAG GTTGTGGAAGATGGCTTTGAGTTCTTTGCAAAACGCCAGCTAGTGACAATATTCTCTGCTCCAAACTACTGTGGTGAATTTGATAATGCTGGTGCTATGATGAGTGTAGATGACACTTTGACTTGCTCATTTCAGATTCTTAAACCAGCTGACAAGAAAAAAGGGTTTGGAAATAATTTGTTAAAACCAGGAACACCTCCCAGAAAGCTAGCAGGttga